Proteins encoded in a region of the Benincasa hispida cultivar B227 chromosome 2, ASM972705v1, whole genome shotgun sequence genome:
- the LOC120071129 gene encoding uncharacterized protein LOC120071129 isoform X1 — MGLSKTEINLKRLLATAPHQKDQAKLIHYVTTLREQLEQLAEEKTPEGLSSFFVQSFKGFAWRLFREDRGHCFKISCSFDANISGASFLVLARGAVLSLLFKVLVNLQPDVEESSEPSTSTSAREISSVAEGDLNTPSSPSGLRRRFLASSIVEDRSHGTIKEDSSAPVKLDAAAISHIEKHRKLQEDLTDEMVGLAKQLKESSLIMSKSLESTEKILDSTEKAVEDSLATTGQVNKRAVQIYSESSKTSCFTWLAIFVMTCVFVMVVLLIRVT; from the exons ATGGGTTTAAGTAAAACTGAAATCAACTTGAAGCGGCTGCTGGCAACTGCCCCTCATCAGAAGGATCAGGCTAAACTTATACAT TATGTGACTACTCTAAGAGAACAGTTGGAGCAACTTGCAGAAGAGAAAACACCCGAAGGCTTATCAAG TTTCTTTGTGCAGAGTTTCAAAGGCTTTGCTTGGCGATTATTCAGAGAAGATAGAGGCCATTGCTTCAAAATTAGCTGTTCCTTTG ATGCTAACATCTCAGGAGCTTCATTTCTTGTGCTTGCACGTGGTGCAGTTTTGTCTCTTTTATTTAAGGTTTTGGTCAACTTGCAGCCTGATGTGGAAGAGTCTTCTGAGCCCTCTACAAGTACTTCTGCTAGAGAAATATCTTCTGTAGCAGAAGGAGATTTGAACACCCCCAGTTCACCTTCGGGACTAAGGAGGAGATTTCT GGCATCCTCTATTGtagaggatagatctcatggcACCATCAAAGAAGACTCCTCAGCACCTGTCAAGTTGGATGCTGCAGCAATATCCCACATCGAGAAACACAG GAAGCTTCAAGAGGATTTGACTGATGAAATGGTTGGGTTAGCAAAGCAATTGAAAGAGAGCAGTCTGATAATGAGCAAATCTTTGGAGAGCACTGAAAAG ATACTAGATTCCACAGAGAAGGCTGTTGAGGATAGCTTGGCAACCACCGGTCAGGTCAACAAACGTGCCGTCCAGATTTACTCTGAGAGCTCAAAAACTTCATGCTTCACTTGGTTGGCAATTTTCGTCATGACCTGTGTTTTCGTAATGGTTGTGCTTCTCATTCGCGTTACATGA
- the LOC120071129 gene encoding uncharacterized protein LOC120071129 isoform X2, translated as MGLSKTEINLKRLLATAPHQKDQAKLIHYVTTLREQLEQLAEEKTPEGLSRLVCFIPHFPISVRPPWIYLVSLCRVSKALLGDYSEKIEAIASKLAVPLPDVEESSEPSTSTSAREISSVAEGDLNTPSSPSGLRRRFLASSIVEDRSHGTIKEDSSAPVKLDAAAISHIEKHRKLQEDLTDEMVGLAKQLKESSLIMSKSLESTEKILDSTEKAVEDSLATTGQVNKRAVQIYSESSKTSCFTWLAIFVMTCVFVMVVLLIRVT; from the exons ATGGGTTTAAGTAAAACTGAAATCAACTTGAAGCGGCTGCTGGCAACTGCCCCTCATCAGAAGGATCAGGCTAAACTTATACAT TATGTGACTACTCTAAGAGAACAGTTGGAGCAACTTGCAGAAGAGAAAACACCCGAAGGCTTATCAAGGTTGGTGTGCTTCATCCCTCACTTTCCCATTAGTGTTCGTCCACCATGGATATACCTTG TTTCTTTGTGCAGAGTTTCAAAGGCTTTGCTTGGCGATTATTCAGAGAAGATAGAGGCCATTGCTTCAAAATTAGCTGTTCCTTTG CCTGATGTGGAAGAGTCTTCTGAGCCCTCTACAAGTACTTCTGCTAGAGAAATATCTTCTGTAGCAGAAGGAGATTTGAACACCCCCAGTTCACCTTCGGGACTAAGGAGGAGATTTCT GGCATCCTCTATTGtagaggatagatctcatggcACCATCAAAGAAGACTCCTCAGCACCTGTCAAGTTGGATGCTGCAGCAATATCCCACATCGAGAAACACAG GAAGCTTCAAGAGGATTTGACTGATGAAATGGTTGGGTTAGCAAAGCAATTGAAAGAGAGCAGTCTGATAATGAGCAAATCTTTGGAGAGCACTGAAAAG ATACTAGATTCCACAGAGAAGGCTGTTGAGGATAGCTTGGCAACCACCGGTCAGGTCAACAAACGTGCCGTCCAGATTTACTCTGAGAGCTCAAAAACTTCATGCTTCACTTGGTTGGCAATTTTCGTCATGACCTGTGTTTTCGTAATGGTTGTGCTTCTCATTCGCGTTACATGA
- the LOC120071129 gene encoding uncharacterized protein LOC120071129 isoform X3 — protein MGLSKTEINLKRLLATAPHQKDQAKLIHYVTTLREQLEQLAEEKTPEGLSRVSKALLGDYSEKIEAIASKLAVPLPDVEESSEPSTSTSAREISSVAEGDLNTPSSPSGLRRRFLASSIVEDRSHGTIKEDSSAPVKLDAAAISHIEKHRKLQEDLTDEMVGLAKQLKESSLIMSKSLESTEKILDSTEKAVEDSLATTGQVNKRAVQIYSESSKTSCFTWLAIFVMTCVFVMVVLLIRVT, from the exons ATGGGTTTAAGTAAAACTGAAATCAACTTGAAGCGGCTGCTGGCAACTGCCCCTCATCAGAAGGATCAGGCTAAACTTATACAT TATGTGACTACTCTAAGAGAACAGTTGGAGCAACTTGCAGAAGAGAAAACACCCGAAGGCTTATCAAG AGTTTCAAAGGCTTTGCTTGGCGATTATTCAGAGAAGATAGAGGCCATTGCTTCAAAATTAGCTGTTCCTTTG CCTGATGTGGAAGAGTCTTCTGAGCCCTCTACAAGTACTTCTGCTAGAGAAATATCTTCTGTAGCAGAAGGAGATTTGAACACCCCCAGTTCACCTTCGGGACTAAGGAGGAGATTTCT GGCATCCTCTATTGtagaggatagatctcatggcACCATCAAAGAAGACTCCTCAGCACCTGTCAAGTTGGATGCTGCAGCAATATCCCACATCGAGAAACACAG GAAGCTTCAAGAGGATTTGACTGATGAAATGGTTGGGTTAGCAAAGCAATTGAAAGAGAGCAGTCTGATAATGAGCAAATCTTTGGAGAGCACTGAAAAG ATACTAGATTCCACAGAGAAGGCTGTTGAGGATAGCTTGGCAACCACCGGTCAGGTCAACAAACGTGCCGTCCAGATTTACTCTGAGAGCTCAAAAACTTCATGCTTCACTTGGTTGGCAATTTTCGTCATGACCTGTGTTTTCGTAATGGTTGTGCTTCTCATTCGCGTTACATGA
- the LOC120071129 gene encoding uncharacterized protein LOC120071129 isoform X4: protein MDIPCFFVQSFKGFAWRLFREDRGHCFKISCSFDANISGASFLVLARGAVLSLLFKVLVNLQPDVEESSEPSTSTSAREISSVAEGDLNTPSSPSGLRRRFLASSIVEDRSHGTIKEDSSAPVKLDAAAISHIEKHRKLQEDLTDEMVGLAKQLKESSLIMSKSLESTEKILDSTEKAVEDSLATTGQVNKRAVQIYSESSKTSCFTWLAIFVMTCVFVMVVLLIRVT, encoded by the exons ATGGATATACCTTG TTTCTTTGTGCAGAGTTTCAAAGGCTTTGCTTGGCGATTATTCAGAGAAGATAGAGGCCATTGCTTCAAAATTAGCTGTTCCTTTG ATGCTAACATCTCAGGAGCTTCATTTCTTGTGCTTGCACGTGGTGCAGTTTTGTCTCTTTTATTTAAGGTTTTGGTCAACTTGCAGCCTGATGTGGAAGAGTCTTCTGAGCCCTCTACAAGTACTTCTGCTAGAGAAATATCTTCTGTAGCAGAAGGAGATTTGAACACCCCCAGTTCACCTTCGGGACTAAGGAGGAGATTTCT GGCATCCTCTATTGtagaggatagatctcatggcACCATCAAAGAAGACTCCTCAGCACCTGTCAAGTTGGATGCTGCAGCAATATCCCACATCGAGAAACACAG GAAGCTTCAAGAGGATTTGACTGATGAAATGGTTGGGTTAGCAAAGCAATTGAAAGAGAGCAGTCTGATAATGAGCAAATCTTTGGAGAGCACTGAAAAG ATACTAGATTCCACAGAGAAGGCTGTTGAGGATAGCTTGGCAACCACCGGTCAGGTCAACAAACGTGCCGTCCAGATTTACTCTGAGAGCTCAAAAACTTCATGCTTCACTTGGTTGGCAATTTTCGTCATGACCTGTGTTTTCGTAATGGTTGTGCTTCTCATTCGCGTTACATGA